ATACCAAGCAGTAGCAATAACATGGCATTTCCGACCCATATATTACTATGAAAAACTTGAAAGCTCAACCAGGAAATCAACAGCCCTACGCCGAGATAGACAGAGATCTTGATCATCTTATAAGGTATGGGATAATACTTCTGTCCCCAGTAAAGTGAAAAACCGATCATGACCAGATATACTACTGTTGTTGATAAAACAGCCCCCACATAGGAATAAGTTGGGATAAGCCAAACATTGAGCATAATTGTAATTAACGCTCCTATGCCCGAAATATAAATAGCGTAACGTGTATGATCTGTCAACTTATACCAAATCGATAAATTCATATATATTCCTAGTAGCACATAATTGAATAAAAGAATTGGGACAATTTTAAGCCCAGTCCAGTATGTTGCGATCTCTTCTTCATTACCCTTGATAAAATATTTCAGCCAATCCAGATTGACTGTCAATCCGACCATTGCGATAACCATGAGGATAACAAAATACTCCATGATGAGCGCATAGGTTTTCGATGCGTTCTGGTTTTTTGAATATGAAAAGAAGAAAGGTTCCGCCCCTAGTCTAAAAGCTGTAACAAATAAGCTTAAAAATACGGCCAATTTAGCAACTGCACCATATATACCTAAATCATCTTTCCCCGCCTCCCCAGGCACCAATTTCAGAAAGAACATTTTGTCTAGATTCTCATTAATAATAAATGAAATATTAGCTACTAAAATTGGGAAGCTATACTTTAACATTTCATTCATTAATCTTTTATCTAGGCTGAATCGGAAAGTTAACAATTCAGGCAGTAATAGAATTAATGTAACGATACTTGCGAAAAGATTGGAAATAAAGACATAACCGATCCAACCTTCTTTGAACCATGTTCCAGCAAAATCAGCCCAAAAGGTGTACTTATGTACCCAATCCGGCAAGAACAAAATAAAGAACAAA
The window above is part of the Sphingobacterium sp. ML3W genome. Proteins encoded here:
- a CDS encoding polysaccharide biosynthesis C-terminal domain-containing protein translates to MSTIKKFLSDTVIYGVTTIVSRMIGFLMTPLYLRKFKDAAIYGIYSNFYAWMSMLNAILAFGMETTYFRYLQKVEPQDKNKVYNNSFFITLITSGLLLLSVFVFTRPIASWFADGGDVSLYEQYIKYFAFILVADALAVIPFTKLRAEGRPYKYSALKFVNIGITVISNLFFILFLPDWVHKYTFWADFAGTWFKEGWIGYVFISNLFASIVTLILLLPELLTFRFSLDKRLMNEMLKYSFPILVANISFIINENLDKMFFLKLVPGEAGKDDLGIYGAVAKLAVFLSLFVTAFRLGAEPFFFSYSKNQNASKTYALIMEYFVILMVIAMVGLTVNLDWLKYFIKGNEEEIATYWTGLKIVPILLFNYVLLGIYMNLSIWYKLTDHTRYAIYISGIGALITIMLNVWLIPTYSYVGAVLSTTVVYLVMIGFSLYWGQKYYPIPYKMIKISVYLGVGLLISWLSFQVFHSNIWVGNAMLLLLLGITFFLEKNGLMKLIRRK